A window of the Buteo buteo chromosome 8, bButBut1.hap1.1, whole genome shotgun sequence genome harbors these coding sequences:
- the SIDT1 gene encoding SID1 transmembrane family member 1 isoform X3, with the protein MASGGAPVPGALLCALLWALAAAVAGDDGPGGSPLPGAFGRVYRGTVNINAERVYAFAYSSEPGQVDAVRVYVNSSSENLQYPVLFVVRQQKGVLSWQVPLIFRGLYQRTYNYQEVSRTLCPSEPTPETGPSDQIIFVDVASMAPFNIAYELLVTRLENFQLETNKAFNFTASPSQPQYFLYKFPQDVDSVIIKVVSDAVYPCSVVSVQDIVCPVYDLDHNVEFNGVYQSMTKQAAITVQRKDFPGEQFFVVFVIKPEDYACGGSVPSSIHGNVNRTWNLQRTKNLQVTIVPSIKKSVYVQAMFFSFLSFLSFYLGSVVVAFVHYIRVRRKASAGRLSPEDGSGIMASSHPITASTPEGSSYGAIDESSSSGGHQLSSPERGPPAGSDTDSSVEEESDFDTMPEIESDKNVIRTKVFLYLSDLSRKDRRIVSKKYKIYFWNIITIAVFYALPVIQLVITYQTVVNVTGNQDICYYNFLCAHPLGVLSAFNNILSNVGHMLLGFLFLLIVLRRDILHRRAMEIKDVYTLDYGIPKHFGLFYAMGIALMMEGVLSACYHVCPNYSNFQFDTSFMYMIAGLCMLKLYQTRHPDINASAYSAYASFAVVICLAVLGVVFGKNDMWFWIIFSMIHVLASLALSTQIYYMGRFKIDLGIFRRAAMVLYTDCIQQCSRPMYMDRMVLLIVGNLVNWSFAIFGLLYRPRDFASYILGIFICNLLLYLAFYIIMKLRSSEKLLPIPMFCIVATAVVWAAALYFFFQNLSSWEETPAESREKNRPCILLGFFDDHDVWHFLSAAALFFSFL; encoded by the exons ATGGCCTCGGGAGGGGCCCCGGTCCCCGGGGCTCTGCTCTGCGCCCTGCTCTGGGCTctggcggcggcggtggcgggggaCGACGGCCCCGGGGGCAGCCCCTTGCCCGGCGCCTTCGGCCGCGTCTACCGGGGCACCGTGAACATCAACGCTGAGCGGGTCTACGCCTTCGCTTACAGCAGCGAGCCCGGGCAG GTAGATGCAGTGCGGGTGTACGTGAACAGCAGCTCTGAGAACCTCCAATATCCTGTCCTGTTTGTAGTTCGCCAACAGAAGGGAGTGCTGTCGTGGCAGGTCCCACTAATTTTTCGAGGCCT CTATCAGAGGACCTACAATTACCAAGAAGTGAGTCGGACCCTCTGTCCTTCTGAGCCAACACCTGAGACGGGACCTTCTGACCAGATTATATTTGTGGATGTCGCTTCCATGGCACCATTTAATATTGCATATGAGCTGCTAGTCACCAGGCTCGAGAACTTCCAACTTGA GACCAACAAAGCCTTTAACTTCactgccagcccttcccagccccag tATTTTCTGTACAAATTTCCTCAGGATGTCGATTCAGTCATTATTAAAGTGGTGTCTGATGCAGTCTACCCATGCTCGGTTGTCTCCGTCCAGGATATTGTG TGCCCAGTGTATGACCTGGACCATAATGTGGAGTTCAACGGTGTTTACCAGTCTATGACTAAGCAGGCAGCCATAACTGTGCAG AGAAAGGACTTCCCAGGTGAGCAGTTCTTCGTTGTGTTTGTCATCAAGCCAGAGGATTATGCCTGTGGGGGTTCTGTGCCTTCTTCCATTCATG GGAATGTCAACCGTACCTGGAACCTGCAGCGGACAAAGAACCTTCAAGTGACGATTGTGCCCTCTATAAAAA AGTCTGTTTATGTCCAGGCCATGTTCTTCAGCTTCCtgagtttcctttccttttaccTGGGCTCAGTGGTTGTTGCCTTTGTGCACTATATCAG GGTTCGGAGGAAGGCTTCAGCTGGGAGATTGAGTCCTGAGGATG GATCTGGGATTATGGCATCTTCGCACCCCATCACAGCCAGCACCCCTGAGGGAAGCAGCTATGGTGCTATTG atGAGTCAAGCTCCAGTGGTGGACATCAGTTGTCTTCCCCTGAGCGTGGGCCGCCTGCTGGTTCTGACACAGACAGCTCTGTAGAGGAGGAGAGTGACTTTGACACCATGCCAGAAATTGAAAGTGATAAGAACGTCATCCGCACTAAG GTGTTCCTTTATCTATCAGACTTGTCCAGGAAGGACCGAAGGATTGTcagcaaaaaatacaaaatctatTTCTG GAACATCATCACCATTGCAGTGTTTTATGCCCTGCCAGTCATCCAGCTCGTCATCACTTACCAGACG GTAGTGAATGTGACGGGCAATCAGGACATCTGCTACTACAACTTTCTGTGCGCCCATCCCCTTGGGGTGCTGAG tgccTTCAACAACATCCTCAGCAATGTGGGCCACATGctgctgggttttcttttcctcctcattgTGTTGCGCAGGGACATTCTCCACCGTCGGGCCATGGAGATAAAAGATGTCTATACCCTG GACTATGGGATCCCAAAGCATTTTGGTCTCTTTTATGCTATGGGCATTGCTCTGATGATGGAAGGAGTGCTCAGTGCCTGTTATCATGTCTGCCCTAATTACTCCAATTTCCAGTTTG ACACCTCCTTCATGTACATGATCGCAGGACTGTGCATGCTCAAGCTCTACCAGACCCGCCACCCAGACATCAATGCCAGTGCCTACTCTGCCTATGCCTCGTTTGCTGTGGTGATCTGTCTGGCCGTCCTTGGAGTG GTGTTTGGGAAAAATGACATGTGGTTTTGGATCATTTTCTCAATGATCCATGTTTTGGCCTCTCTGGCTCTCAGCACCCAGATCTACTACATGGGCCGCTTCAAGATCG ACTTGGGGATATTTCGACGGGCAGCGATGGTGCTGTACACGGACTGTATCCAGCAGTGCAGTCGACCAATGTACATG GACAGGATGGTGCTGCTCATTGTTGGAAACCTGGTCAACTGGTCCTT TGCTATCTTTGGGCTGCTGTATCGGCCCAGAGACTTCGCCTCCTACATACTGGGGATCTTTATCTGTAACCTGTTGCTGTATCTGGCTTTCTACATCATCATGAAG CTCCGCAGCTCTGAGAAGCTCCTGCCCATCCCCATGTTCTGCATCGTGGCCACGGCAGTGGTGTGGGCAGCTGCCCTCTACTTCTTCTTCCAGAACCTCAGCAGCTGGGAG GAGACTCCAGCAGAGTCCCGGGAAAAGAACCGTCCATGCATTCTGCTGGGCTTCTTCGATGACCATGATGTCTGGCACTTCCTCTCTGCGGCTGCCTTGTTCTTCTCCTTTCTG TGA
- the SIDT1 gene encoding SID1 transmembrane family member 1 isoform X6 — MASGGAPVPGALLCALLWALAAAVAGDDGPGGSPLPGAFGRVYRGTVNINAERVYAFAYSSEPGQVDAVRVYVNSSSENLQYPVLFVVRQQKGVLSWQVPLIFRGLYQRTYNYQEVSRTLCPSEPTPETGPSDQIIFVDVASMAPFNIAYELLVTRLENFQLETNKAFNFTASPSQPQYFLYKFPQDVDSVIIKVVSDAVYPCSVVSVQDIVCPVYDLDHNVEFNGVYQSMTKQAAITVQRKDFPGEQFFVVFVIKPEDYACGGSVPSSIHGNVNRTWNLQRTKNLQVTIVPSIKKSVYVQAMFFSFLSFLSFYLGSVVVAFVHYIRVRRKASAGRLSPEDGSGIMASSHPITASTPEGSSYGAIDESSSSGGHQLSSPERGPPAGSDTDSSVEEESDFDTMPEIESDKNVIRTKVFLYLSDLSRKDRRIVSKKYKIYFWNIITIAVFYALPVIQLVITYQTVVNVTGNQDICYYNFLCAHPLGVLSAFNNILSNVGHMLLGFLFLLIVLRRDILHRRAMEIKDVYTLDYGIPKHFGLFYAMGIALMMEGVLSACYHVCPNYSNFQFDTSFMYMIAGLCMLKLYQTRHPDINASAYSAYASFAVVICLAVLGVVFGKNDMWFWIIFSMIHVLASLALSTQIYYMGRFKIDLGIFRRAAMVLYTDCIQQCSRPMYMDRMVLLIVGNLVNWSFAIFGLLYRPRDFASYILGIFICNLLLYLAFYIIMKLRSSEKLLPIPMFCIVATAVVWAAALYFFFQNLSSWE, encoded by the exons ATGGCCTCGGGAGGGGCCCCGGTCCCCGGGGCTCTGCTCTGCGCCCTGCTCTGGGCTctggcggcggcggtggcgggggaCGACGGCCCCGGGGGCAGCCCCTTGCCCGGCGCCTTCGGCCGCGTCTACCGGGGCACCGTGAACATCAACGCTGAGCGGGTCTACGCCTTCGCTTACAGCAGCGAGCCCGGGCAG GTAGATGCAGTGCGGGTGTACGTGAACAGCAGCTCTGAGAACCTCCAATATCCTGTCCTGTTTGTAGTTCGCCAACAGAAGGGAGTGCTGTCGTGGCAGGTCCCACTAATTTTTCGAGGCCT CTATCAGAGGACCTACAATTACCAAGAAGTGAGTCGGACCCTCTGTCCTTCTGAGCCAACACCTGAGACGGGACCTTCTGACCAGATTATATTTGTGGATGTCGCTTCCATGGCACCATTTAATATTGCATATGAGCTGCTAGTCACCAGGCTCGAGAACTTCCAACTTGA GACCAACAAAGCCTTTAACTTCactgccagcccttcccagccccag tATTTTCTGTACAAATTTCCTCAGGATGTCGATTCAGTCATTATTAAAGTGGTGTCTGATGCAGTCTACCCATGCTCGGTTGTCTCCGTCCAGGATATTGTG TGCCCAGTGTATGACCTGGACCATAATGTGGAGTTCAACGGTGTTTACCAGTCTATGACTAAGCAGGCAGCCATAACTGTGCAG AGAAAGGACTTCCCAGGTGAGCAGTTCTTCGTTGTGTTTGTCATCAAGCCAGAGGATTATGCCTGTGGGGGTTCTGTGCCTTCTTCCATTCATG GGAATGTCAACCGTACCTGGAACCTGCAGCGGACAAAGAACCTTCAAGTGACGATTGTGCCCTCTATAAAAA AGTCTGTTTATGTCCAGGCCATGTTCTTCAGCTTCCtgagtttcctttccttttaccTGGGCTCAGTGGTTGTTGCCTTTGTGCACTATATCAG GGTTCGGAGGAAGGCTTCAGCTGGGAGATTGAGTCCTGAGGATG GATCTGGGATTATGGCATCTTCGCACCCCATCACAGCCAGCACCCCTGAGGGAAGCAGCTATGGTGCTATTG atGAGTCAAGCTCCAGTGGTGGACATCAGTTGTCTTCCCCTGAGCGTGGGCCGCCTGCTGGTTCTGACACAGACAGCTCTGTAGAGGAGGAGAGTGACTTTGACACCATGCCAGAAATTGAAAGTGATAAGAACGTCATCCGCACTAAG GTGTTCCTTTATCTATCAGACTTGTCCAGGAAGGACCGAAGGATTGTcagcaaaaaatacaaaatctatTTCTG GAACATCATCACCATTGCAGTGTTTTATGCCCTGCCAGTCATCCAGCTCGTCATCACTTACCAGACG GTAGTGAATGTGACGGGCAATCAGGACATCTGCTACTACAACTTTCTGTGCGCCCATCCCCTTGGGGTGCTGAG tgccTTCAACAACATCCTCAGCAATGTGGGCCACATGctgctgggttttcttttcctcctcattgTGTTGCGCAGGGACATTCTCCACCGTCGGGCCATGGAGATAAAAGATGTCTATACCCTG GACTATGGGATCCCAAAGCATTTTGGTCTCTTTTATGCTATGGGCATTGCTCTGATGATGGAAGGAGTGCTCAGTGCCTGTTATCATGTCTGCCCTAATTACTCCAATTTCCAGTTTG ACACCTCCTTCATGTACATGATCGCAGGACTGTGCATGCTCAAGCTCTACCAGACCCGCCACCCAGACATCAATGCCAGTGCCTACTCTGCCTATGCCTCGTTTGCTGTGGTGATCTGTCTGGCCGTCCTTGGAGTG GTGTTTGGGAAAAATGACATGTGGTTTTGGATCATTTTCTCAATGATCCATGTTTTGGCCTCTCTGGCTCTCAGCACCCAGATCTACTACATGGGCCGCTTCAAGATCG ACTTGGGGATATTTCGACGGGCAGCGATGGTGCTGTACACGGACTGTATCCAGCAGTGCAGTCGACCAATGTACATG GACAGGATGGTGCTGCTCATTGTTGGAAACCTGGTCAACTGGTCCTT TGCTATCTTTGGGCTGCTGTATCGGCCCAGAGACTTCGCCTCCTACATACTGGGGATCTTTATCTGTAACCTGTTGCTGTATCTGGCTTTCTACATCATCATGAAG CTCCGCAGCTCTGAGAAGCTCCTGCCCATCCCCATGTTCTGCATCGTGGCCACGGCAGTGGTGTGGGCAGCTGCCCTCTACTTCTTCTTCCAGAACCTCAGCAGCTGGGAG TGA
- the SIDT1 gene encoding SID1 transmembrane family member 1 isoform X5, which translates to MASGGAPVPGALLCALLWALAAAVAGDDGPGGSPLPGAFGRVYRGTVNINAERVYAFAYSSEPGQVDAVRVYVNSSSENLQYPVLFVVRQQKGVLSWQVPLIFRGLYQRTYNYQEVSRTLCPSEPTPETGPSDQIIFVDVASMAPFNIAYELLVTRLENFQLETNKAFNFTASPSQPQYFLYKFPQDVDSVIIKVVSDAVYPCSVVSVQDIVCPVYDLDHNVEFNGVYQSMTKQAAITVQRKDFPGEQFFVVFVIKPEDYACGGSVPSSIHGNVNRTWNLQRTKNLQVTIVPSIKKSVYVQAMFFSFLSFLSFYLGSVVVAFVHYIRVRRKASAGRLSPEDGSGIMASSHPITASTPEGSSYGAIDESSSSGGHQLSSPERGPPAGSDTDSSVEEESDFDTMPEIESDKNVIRTKVFLYLSDLSRKDRRIVSKKYKIYFWNIITIAVFYALPVIQLVITYQTVVNVTGNQDICYYNFLCAHPLGVLSAFNNILSNVGHMLLGFLFLLIVLRRDILHRRAMEIKDVYTLDYGIPKHFGLFYAMGIALMMEGVLSACYHVCPNYSNFQFDTSFMYMIAGLCMLKLYQTRHPDINASAYSAYASFAVVICLAVLGVVFGKNDMWFWIIFSMIHVLASLALSTQIYYMGRFKIDLGIFRRAAMVLYTDCIQQCSRPMYMDRMVLLIVGNLVNWSFAIFGLLYRPRDFASYILGIFICNLLLYLAFYIIMKLRSSEKLLPIPMFCIVATAVVWAAALYFFFQNLSSWEIPCPSPWK; encoded by the exons ATGGCCTCGGGAGGGGCCCCGGTCCCCGGGGCTCTGCTCTGCGCCCTGCTCTGGGCTctggcggcggcggtggcgggggaCGACGGCCCCGGGGGCAGCCCCTTGCCCGGCGCCTTCGGCCGCGTCTACCGGGGCACCGTGAACATCAACGCTGAGCGGGTCTACGCCTTCGCTTACAGCAGCGAGCCCGGGCAG GTAGATGCAGTGCGGGTGTACGTGAACAGCAGCTCTGAGAACCTCCAATATCCTGTCCTGTTTGTAGTTCGCCAACAGAAGGGAGTGCTGTCGTGGCAGGTCCCACTAATTTTTCGAGGCCT CTATCAGAGGACCTACAATTACCAAGAAGTGAGTCGGACCCTCTGTCCTTCTGAGCCAACACCTGAGACGGGACCTTCTGACCAGATTATATTTGTGGATGTCGCTTCCATGGCACCATTTAATATTGCATATGAGCTGCTAGTCACCAGGCTCGAGAACTTCCAACTTGA GACCAACAAAGCCTTTAACTTCactgccagcccttcccagccccag tATTTTCTGTACAAATTTCCTCAGGATGTCGATTCAGTCATTATTAAAGTGGTGTCTGATGCAGTCTACCCATGCTCGGTTGTCTCCGTCCAGGATATTGTG TGCCCAGTGTATGACCTGGACCATAATGTGGAGTTCAACGGTGTTTACCAGTCTATGACTAAGCAGGCAGCCATAACTGTGCAG AGAAAGGACTTCCCAGGTGAGCAGTTCTTCGTTGTGTTTGTCATCAAGCCAGAGGATTATGCCTGTGGGGGTTCTGTGCCTTCTTCCATTCATG GGAATGTCAACCGTACCTGGAACCTGCAGCGGACAAAGAACCTTCAAGTGACGATTGTGCCCTCTATAAAAA AGTCTGTTTATGTCCAGGCCATGTTCTTCAGCTTCCtgagtttcctttccttttaccTGGGCTCAGTGGTTGTTGCCTTTGTGCACTATATCAG GGTTCGGAGGAAGGCTTCAGCTGGGAGATTGAGTCCTGAGGATG GATCTGGGATTATGGCATCTTCGCACCCCATCACAGCCAGCACCCCTGAGGGAAGCAGCTATGGTGCTATTG atGAGTCAAGCTCCAGTGGTGGACATCAGTTGTCTTCCCCTGAGCGTGGGCCGCCTGCTGGTTCTGACACAGACAGCTCTGTAGAGGAGGAGAGTGACTTTGACACCATGCCAGAAATTGAAAGTGATAAGAACGTCATCCGCACTAAG GTGTTCCTTTATCTATCAGACTTGTCCAGGAAGGACCGAAGGATTGTcagcaaaaaatacaaaatctatTTCTG GAACATCATCACCATTGCAGTGTTTTATGCCCTGCCAGTCATCCAGCTCGTCATCACTTACCAGACG GTAGTGAATGTGACGGGCAATCAGGACATCTGCTACTACAACTTTCTGTGCGCCCATCCCCTTGGGGTGCTGAG tgccTTCAACAACATCCTCAGCAATGTGGGCCACATGctgctgggttttcttttcctcctcattgTGTTGCGCAGGGACATTCTCCACCGTCGGGCCATGGAGATAAAAGATGTCTATACCCTG GACTATGGGATCCCAAAGCATTTTGGTCTCTTTTATGCTATGGGCATTGCTCTGATGATGGAAGGAGTGCTCAGTGCCTGTTATCATGTCTGCCCTAATTACTCCAATTTCCAGTTTG ACACCTCCTTCATGTACATGATCGCAGGACTGTGCATGCTCAAGCTCTACCAGACCCGCCACCCAGACATCAATGCCAGTGCCTACTCTGCCTATGCCTCGTTTGCTGTGGTGATCTGTCTGGCCGTCCTTGGAGTG GTGTTTGGGAAAAATGACATGTGGTTTTGGATCATTTTCTCAATGATCCATGTTTTGGCCTCTCTGGCTCTCAGCACCCAGATCTACTACATGGGCCGCTTCAAGATCG ACTTGGGGATATTTCGACGGGCAGCGATGGTGCTGTACACGGACTGTATCCAGCAGTGCAGTCGACCAATGTACATG GACAGGATGGTGCTGCTCATTGTTGGAAACCTGGTCAACTGGTCCTT TGCTATCTTTGGGCTGCTGTATCGGCCCAGAGACTTCGCCTCCTACATACTGGGGATCTTTATCTGTAACCTGTTGCTGTATCTGGCTTTCTACATCATCATGAAG CTCCGCAGCTCTGAGAAGCTCCTGCCCATCCCCATGTTCTGCATCGTGGCCACGGCAGTGGTGTGGGCAGCTGCCCTCTACTTCTTCTTCCAGAACCTCAGCAGCTGGGAG ATACCATGTCCATCTCCATGGAAGTGA
- the SIDT1 gene encoding SID1 transmembrane family member 1 isoform X1 — translation MASGGAPVPGALLCALLWALAAAVAGDDGPGGSPLPGAFGRVYRGTVNINAERVYAFAYSSEPGQVDAVRVYVNSSSENLQYPVLFVVRQQKGVLSWQVPLIFRGLYQRTYNYQEVSRTLCPSEPTPETGPSDQIIFVDVASMAPFNIAYELLVTRLENFQLETNKAFNFTASPSQPQYFLYKFPQDVDSVIIKVVSDAVYPCSVVSVQDIVCPVYDLDHNVEFNGVYQSMTKQAAITVQRKDFPGEQFFVVFVIKPEDYACGGSVPSSIHGNVNRTWNLQRTKNLQVTIVPSIKKSVYVQAMFFSFLSFLSFYLGSVVVAFVHYIRVRRKASAGRLSPEDGSGIMASSHPITASTPEGSSYGAIDESSSSGGHQLSSPERGPPAGSDTDSSVEEESDFDTMPEIESDKNVIRTKVFLYLSDLSRKDRRIVSKKYKIYFWNIITIAVFYALPVIQLVITYQTVVNVTGNQDICYYNFLCAHPLGVLSAFNNILSNVGHMLLGFLFLLIVLRRDILHRRAMEIKDVYTLDYGIPKHFGLFYAMGIALMMEGVLSACYHVCPNYSNFQFDTSFMYMIAGLCMLKLYQTRHPDINASAYSAYASFAVVICLAVLGVVFGKNDMWFWIIFSMIHVLASLALSTQIYYMGRFKIDLGIFRRAAMVLYTDCIQQCSRPMYMDRMVLLIVGNLVNWSFAIFGLLYRPRDFASYILGIFICNLLLYLAFYIIMKLRSSEKLLPIPMFCIVATAVVWAAALYFFFQNLSSWEETPAESREKNRPCILLGFFDDHDVWHFLSAAALFFSFLVLLTLDDDLDVVRRDKIPVF, via the exons ATGGCCTCGGGAGGGGCCCCGGTCCCCGGGGCTCTGCTCTGCGCCCTGCTCTGGGCTctggcggcggcggtggcgggggaCGACGGCCCCGGGGGCAGCCCCTTGCCCGGCGCCTTCGGCCGCGTCTACCGGGGCACCGTGAACATCAACGCTGAGCGGGTCTACGCCTTCGCTTACAGCAGCGAGCCCGGGCAG GTAGATGCAGTGCGGGTGTACGTGAACAGCAGCTCTGAGAACCTCCAATATCCTGTCCTGTTTGTAGTTCGCCAACAGAAGGGAGTGCTGTCGTGGCAGGTCCCACTAATTTTTCGAGGCCT CTATCAGAGGACCTACAATTACCAAGAAGTGAGTCGGACCCTCTGTCCTTCTGAGCCAACACCTGAGACGGGACCTTCTGACCAGATTATATTTGTGGATGTCGCTTCCATGGCACCATTTAATATTGCATATGAGCTGCTAGTCACCAGGCTCGAGAACTTCCAACTTGA GACCAACAAAGCCTTTAACTTCactgccagcccttcccagccccag tATTTTCTGTACAAATTTCCTCAGGATGTCGATTCAGTCATTATTAAAGTGGTGTCTGATGCAGTCTACCCATGCTCGGTTGTCTCCGTCCAGGATATTGTG TGCCCAGTGTATGACCTGGACCATAATGTGGAGTTCAACGGTGTTTACCAGTCTATGACTAAGCAGGCAGCCATAACTGTGCAG AGAAAGGACTTCCCAGGTGAGCAGTTCTTCGTTGTGTTTGTCATCAAGCCAGAGGATTATGCCTGTGGGGGTTCTGTGCCTTCTTCCATTCATG GGAATGTCAACCGTACCTGGAACCTGCAGCGGACAAAGAACCTTCAAGTGACGATTGTGCCCTCTATAAAAA AGTCTGTTTATGTCCAGGCCATGTTCTTCAGCTTCCtgagtttcctttccttttaccTGGGCTCAGTGGTTGTTGCCTTTGTGCACTATATCAG GGTTCGGAGGAAGGCTTCAGCTGGGAGATTGAGTCCTGAGGATG GATCTGGGATTATGGCATCTTCGCACCCCATCACAGCCAGCACCCCTGAGGGAAGCAGCTATGGTGCTATTG atGAGTCAAGCTCCAGTGGTGGACATCAGTTGTCTTCCCCTGAGCGTGGGCCGCCTGCTGGTTCTGACACAGACAGCTCTGTAGAGGAGGAGAGTGACTTTGACACCATGCCAGAAATTGAAAGTGATAAGAACGTCATCCGCACTAAG GTGTTCCTTTATCTATCAGACTTGTCCAGGAAGGACCGAAGGATTGTcagcaaaaaatacaaaatctatTTCTG GAACATCATCACCATTGCAGTGTTTTATGCCCTGCCAGTCATCCAGCTCGTCATCACTTACCAGACG GTAGTGAATGTGACGGGCAATCAGGACATCTGCTACTACAACTTTCTGTGCGCCCATCCCCTTGGGGTGCTGAG tgccTTCAACAACATCCTCAGCAATGTGGGCCACATGctgctgggttttcttttcctcctcattgTGTTGCGCAGGGACATTCTCCACCGTCGGGCCATGGAGATAAAAGATGTCTATACCCTG GACTATGGGATCCCAAAGCATTTTGGTCTCTTTTATGCTATGGGCATTGCTCTGATGATGGAAGGAGTGCTCAGTGCCTGTTATCATGTCTGCCCTAATTACTCCAATTTCCAGTTTG ACACCTCCTTCATGTACATGATCGCAGGACTGTGCATGCTCAAGCTCTACCAGACCCGCCACCCAGACATCAATGCCAGTGCCTACTCTGCCTATGCCTCGTTTGCTGTGGTGATCTGTCTGGCCGTCCTTGGAGTG GTGTTTGGGAAAAATGACATGTGGTTTTGGATCATTTTCTCAATGATCCATGTTTTGGCCTCTCTGGCTCTCAGCACCCAGATCTACTACATGGGCCGCTTCAAGATCG ACTTGGGGATATTTCGACGGGCAGCGATGGTGCTGTACACGGACTGTATCCAGCAGTGCAGTCGACCAATGTACATG GACAGGATGGTGCTGCTCATTGTTGGAAACCTGGTCAACTGGTCCTT TGCTATCTTTGGGCTGCTGTATCGGCCCAGAGACTTCGCCTCCTACATACTGGGGATCTTTATCTGTAACCTGTTGCTGTATCTGGCTTTCTACATCATCATGAAG CTCCGCAGCTCTGAGAAGCTCCTGCCCATCCCCATGTTCTGCATCGTGGCCACGGCAGTGGTGTGGGCAGCTGCCCTCTACTTCTTCTTCCAGAACCTCAGCAGCTGGGAG GAGACTCCAGCAGAGTCCCGGGAAAAGAACCGTCCATGCATTCTGCTGGGCTTCTTCGATGACCATGATGTCTGGCACTTCCTCTCTGCGGCTGCCTTGTTCTTCTCCTTTCTG GTCCTGCTGACCCTGGATGATGACCTGGACGTGGTGCGCAGGGACAAGATCCCAGTGTTCTGA